Proteins from a genomic interval of Salinarchaeum sp. Harcht-Bsk1:
- a CDS encoding ABC transporter ATP-binding protein, which yields MCPVLAAEDVRKTYGETIALDGVSLAAEEGAVVALVGPNGAGKTTLVRSLTGTITPDSGTIRVLGTVPEDVDRNPLGVLPQSFEPPGRLSAIELLRYYAGLYDDARDPHEVLETVGVADAANTRYENLSGGQQRRVCLGAALVNDPAVLILDEPTTGIDPEGRRTVRDQIASLADGGATILVTTHDMDEAERIADRVVLLADGRVSATGSPSELIEEHGGAPRVIVEFADEASIDAAVAALERDGLDVERERDRVVVRDVRPESIESVVEVLGSAGVDYEGLEWRRPALEDAYLAVAGEASRIAATATAGQQSSPTVGGDRR from the coding sequence ATGTGTCCGGTGCTCGCCGCCGAGGACGTGCGGAAGACCTACGGCGAAACCATCGCACTCGACGGGGTCTCGCTGGCTGCCGAGGAGGGAGCGGTCGTCGCGCTCGTCGGCCCGAACGGGGCCGGCAAGACGACGCTCGTGCGATCGCTCACCGGCACGATTACGCCCGACAGCGGCACGATCCGCGTGCTGGGGACGGTGCCGGAGGACGTCGATCGTAACCCCCTCGGCGTCCTTCCCCAGTCGTTCGAACCTCCGGGTCGACTCAGTGCGATCGAACTCCTCCGGTACTACGCTGGCCTCTACGACGACGCTCGGGACCCGCACGAGGTCCTCGAGACGGTCGGGGTGGCCGACGCCGCGAACACGCGCTACGAGAACCTCTCCGGTGGCCAGCAGCGCCGCGTCTGTCTCGGAGCGGCGCTCGTCAACGATCCCGCAGTGCTGATACTCGACGAGCCAACGACCGGTATCGACCCGGAAGGCCGTCGCACCGTTCGCGACCAGATCGCATCACTGGCCGACGGTGGTGCGACCATCCTCGTGACCACCCACGACATGGACGAAGCCGAGCGGATCGCGGACCGGGTCGTCCTCCTGGCCGATGGTCGCGTTAGCGCGACTGGCTCTCCGTCGGAACTGATCGAGGAACACGGCGGAGCGCCTCGCGTGATCGTCGAATTCGCCGACGAAGCGTCGATCGACGCGGCGGTTGCTGCGCTCGAACGGGACGGACTCGACGTCGAGCGAGAGCGGGACCGCGTCGTCGTCCGCGACGTTCGTCCCGAGTCGATCGAGTCGGTTGTCGAGGTCCTCGGATCGGCCGGCGTCGACTACGAAGGACTCGAGTGGCGCCGGCCCGCCCTCGAGGACGCGTATCTGGCAGTTGCTGGCGAGGCGTCACGCATTGCAGCCACTGCAACTGCGGGCCAGCAATCCAGCCCGACCGTCGGAGGTGATCGCAGATGA
- a CDS encoding ABC transporter permease, which yields MTRFGRLDAEFGVALRSFLRRRTAVFFTFLFPTILVVIFGALVQTDPGSGGLFAESPAYYVPGYVAVVVLFTPLSRMSSEVARHREGNRFEKLATTPLQRSEWLAAHVAVNVAIVGLAAALILGLVVALTGAPLGDVWLLPLFLVPGIVGFCGIGTILGRVTDSRDGAVAASNTIGLPLLFLSNTFVPPSQLPGWFGPIVNLSPLTYFARGARSAMYGGGSPWFDLAVLSGFAVLAFAVAAVAIPQTD from the coding sequence ATGACCCGATTCGGACGCCTCGACGCGGAGTTCGGCGTCGCCCTGCGCTCTTTCCTGCGTCGTCGGACGGCCGTGTTCTTCACGTTCCTGTTCCCGACGATTCTCGTCGTGATCTTCGGAGCGCTCGTCCAGACGGATCCGGGCAGCGGTGGCCTCTTCGCAGAATCTCCCGCCTACTACGTCCCTGGTTACGTCGCGGTCGTGGTCCTCTTCACGCCGTTGTCCCGGATGTCCAGCGAGGTCGCTCGCCACCGGGAGGGCAACCGCTTCGAGAAGCTCGCGACGACGCCGCTCCAGCGCTCGGAGTGGCTCGCCGCACACGTCGCGGTCAACGTCGCCATCGTCGGGCTCGCAGCGGCGTTGATCCTCGGACTCGTCGTCGCGTTGACCGGAGCCCCGCTGGGCGACGTCTGGCTCCTTCCCCTGTTTCTCGTCCCCGGAATCGTCGGATTCTGTGGCATCGGGACGATCCTCGGTCGCGTGACCGACTCCAGGGACGGTGCCGTCGCAGCGAGCAACACGATCGGTCTTCCGCTCCTCTTTCTGTCGAACACCTTCGTCCCGCCGTCACAGCTCCCGGGGTGGTTCGGTCCGATCGTGAACCTCTCTCCACTGACGTACTTCGCCCGGGGCGCTCGGAGCGCGATGTACGGTGGCGGGTCTCCCTGGTTCGATCTCGCGGTGCTATCGGGCTTTGCCGTCCTCGCGTTCGCGGTCGCTGCAGTCGCTATCCCGCAGACGGATTGA
- a CDS encoding type IV pilin N-terminal domain-containing protein, protein MTRRAVTPVIGLVLLLGIVAIASMALFLAGMTLAESTQSSAVDQQAEQSMAQLAASADDIASGEAESSAFAIRGADTAQVRGIPDAGQINVTVTNRSTGKQIFTIEEPLGAVVYETRDGTEIAYQGGGVWRRSPNGYSQLVRAPEFHYRERPDPTITFPITLMRSEFSQSGDVDGQLRARESIRRYPDQPNHFNPLQDGSVLITIDSRYCSGWENYFDHYTDGSPAEGCDDGTEDQLVIQFSVPFQLDGLGSGAMLDGGSGDPSNFGGINDSSEFGDSDDAPSATPMVESKLEEARSSGQVLPDDAVIDDAGLYYADGNLSSGDVTFDTTDGDIEVASDQYPVVDGNVSIEGDGNVTLYISRNLVDKGGGNEQIGDPENTSQLRVFVHSEVDQVGHKGQNSDFHGLLYAPNSEVLLFRGNNNASGALVAEDVDFGSTVFDLDPELANMSFYEELGDAPFYYLHISETTIEVEN, encoded by the coding sequence ATGACTCGGCGGGCCGTTACCCCAGTGATCGGACTCGTGTTACTACTGGGTATCGTAGCGATCGCGTCGATGGCACTGTTTCTCGCTGGGATGACGCTCGCCGAGAGCACGCAATCGAGCGCGGTGGATCAGCAAGCCGAGCAGTCGATGGCACAGCTCGCGGCGTCCGCCGACGACATTGCGTCCGGCGAGGCCGAGAGCTCGGCGTTTGCGATTCGAGGTGCAGACACGGCACAGGTTCGTGGGATCCCCGACGCGGGCCAGATCAACGTCACTGTGACCAATCGGTCGACGGGCAAGCAGATTTTCACGATCGAAGAACCGCTCGGTGCGGTCGTCTACGAGACCCGGGACGGGACAGAAATCGCGTACCAGGGTGGCGGCGTGTGGCGACGTTCACCCAACGGGTACTCACAGCTGGTCCGCGCTCCAGAATTCCACTACCGTGAGCGTCCCGACCCGACGATCACCTTCCCGATCACGCTGATGCGCAGCGAGTTCTCCCAGTCGGGGGACGTCGACGGCCAGTTGCGAGCACGGGAATCGATTCGCCGGTACCCCGACCAGCCGAACCACTTCAATCCGCTCCAGGACGGGAGCGTCCTCATCACGATCGATAGCAGGTACTGTAGCGGGTGGGAGAACTACTTCGATCACTACACCGATGGCTCGCCAGCCGAAGGGTGTGACGACGGTACCGAGGACCAGCTCGTGATCCAGTTCAGCGTACCCTTCCAGTTAGATGGACTCGGAAGCGGTGCGATGCTTGACGGAGGATCCGGGGATCCCTCCAACTTCGGCGGGATCAACGACTCGAGTGAGTTCGGTGATTCTGACGACGCACCGAGTGCGACGCCGATGGTCGAGTCGAAGCTCGAAGAGGCGCGCTCGAGCGGGCAGGTGCTCCCCGACGACGCGGTGATCGACGATGCCGGGCTATACTACGCCGACGGCAATCTATCCAGTGGCGACGTCACCTTCGATACCACAGACGGTGACATCGAGGTCGCGTCGGACCAGTACCCGGTCGTCGACGGCAACGTTTCGATCGAGGGAGATGGGAACGTCACGCTCTACATCAGCCGCAATCTCGTCGATAAAGGTGGCGGCAACGAGCAAATCGGTGATCCGGAGAATACTTCCCAGCTCCGCGTGTTCGTGCATTCCGAGGTCGACCAGGTCGGCCACAAGGGCCAGAACTCCGACTTCCACGGACTCCTGTACGCTCCGAACTCCGAAGTGCTCCTCTTCCGAGGAAACAACAACGCCAGCGGGGCGCTGGTCGCGGAGGACGTCGATTTCGGAAGCACCGTCTTCGATCTCGACCCCGAACTCGCGAATATGAGCTTCTACGAAGAACTCGGCGACGCACCGTTCTACTACCTTCACATCTCCGAGACCACGATCGAGGTGGAAAATTGA